The DNA sequence GGTGCTGCTGGCCGGGCTGCTCTCCGACGTCATCTACGCGATGCTCGACCCGCGGGTGCGGGTGTCATGACAAGCGCCGAGGTCGAATTCGCCTCACGGCGCACCCTGGTGCTGCGCCGATTCCTGCGCAGCCGCAGCGCAGTCGGCGCGCTGGCGCTGCTGGCGGTGATGTTCGTCGGCTGCTACACGCTGCCGGGCCTGCTGCCCTACTCCTACACCGACCTGGACTACGACGCGCTGCTGGTCCCGCCGGGTGCTCGACACTGGTTGGGCACCAACGCCTTGGGCCAAGATCTGTTGGCCCAGATCCTGCGCGGCATGCAGAAATCGATGCTGATCGGGGTGTGCGTGGCGCTGATCTCCACGGTGATCGCCGCGACCGTCGGAGCGATCTCGGGGTATTTCGGCGGCTGGCGCGACCGGGTGCTCATGTGGCTGGTCGACCTGCTGCTGGTGGTGCCGGCGTTCATCCTGATCGCGATCATCACCCCACGCACCAAGAACAGCGGCAACATCGCGCTGCTGGTGCTGCTGCTGGCCGGCTTCAGCTGGATGATCAGCGCCCGGATGGTGCGCGGGCTGACCATGAGCCTGCGGGAACGTGAATTCATCCGGGCCGCACGCTATATGGGGGTCTCCAGCCGGCGCATCATCATCGACCACGTGGTGCCCAATGTGGCGTCCATCTTGATCATCGACACCGCACTCAACGTCGCGGTGGCGATCCTGGCCGAAACCGGTTTGAGTTACCTGGGTTTCGGCATCCAGCCGCCCGACGTCTCGCTGGGCACCCTGATCGCCGACGGCACCGCCTCGGCCATCACCTTCCCATGGGTGTTCCTGTTCCCGGCCGGGGTGCTGATCACGATCCTGGTGTGCTCCAACCTCGCCGGGGATGGCCTGCGCGACGCCCTGGATCCCGATGCCGCGACGTTGCGGAGCCGCCGATGAGCACCCTGCTGGAAGTCTCCGACCTGGCCGTCACGTTCGGCGCGGGCCGCGACGCCGTGCGTGCGGTGCGCGGCGTCAGCTATCACGTCGATGCCGGCGAAGTGGTGGCGATGGTCGGCGAATCGGGCTCCGGGAAATCCGCGGCGGCGATGGCCGTGATGGGACTGCTGCCCGAGCACGCGCAGGTGTCCGGTTCGGTGCGACTGCATGGCACCCAGCTGATCGGGCTGGGTGACACCGCGATGTCGAAGTTCCGCGGCGCCTCGATCGGAATGGTGTTCCAGGACCCGATGTCGGCCCTGACACCGGTGTACACGGTGGGCGATCAGATCGCCGAGGCCATCGAGGTGCACCAGCCCCGGGTGGGCCGCGCCGCGGCGCGCCGACGTGCCGTCGAGCTGCTGGAGCTGGTCGGGATCAACCGTCCCGAGCAGCGGGCGCGGGCGTTTCCGCATGAGCTGTCCGGCGGGGAGCGGCAACGGGTGGTGATCGCCATCGCGATCTCCTGCGACCCAGATCTGCTCATCTGCGACGAACCCACCACCGCGCTGGACGTCACCGTGCAGGCCCAGATCCTCGAAGTCCTCAAGACCGCGCGAGACGTGACCGGCGCCGGGGTGCTGATCATCACCCACGACCTCGGGGTGGTCGCCGAATTCGCCGACCGGGCACTGGTGATGTATGCCGGTCGGGTGGTCGAGGCCGCCCCGGTGCAGGTCTTGTACTCCGACCGGCGGATGCCCTACACGGTGGGACTGTTGGGTTCGGTGCCCCGCTTGGACGCCCCGCAGGGCACCCGGCTGGTGCCGATCCCGGGCGCGCCACCGTCATTGACGGCCGGGGTCGATGAAGGCTGCCCCTTCGCCCCGCGCTGCCCATTGGCCGCCGACGACTGCCTGACGGCTGAGCCAGATCTGCTCAGCGTCGGAGAGAACCATTCGGCGGCATGCATTCACACCGACCAGGTCATCGGGCGCAGCGCCGCCGATATCTATGGCGTGCGCACCGATGTGGCAGCCACGGTCTCCGGTGAGCCCCCCACCGTGCTGCGGGTCCGCGACCTGGTCAAGACCTATCCGCTGACCAAGGGCGTGCTGCGCCGACGCGCCGGGGAGGTGCGGGCAGTGGACGGGGTGAGCTTCGAGTTGCAGCAGGGCCGCACCCTGGGAATCGTCGGCGAATCCGGCTCGGGCAAATCCACCACCTTGCACCAGATCCTGGAGCTGACCGCGCCGCAGTCCGGTTCGATCGAGGTGCTGGGCACGGACGTGGCGGCGTTGAAGCGGGACGGCCGTCGTGCCCTGCGGCGTGACCTGCAGGTGGTGTTCCAGGATCCGGTCGCGTCACTGGATCCCCGACTGCCGGTCTTCGAACTGCTGGCAGAACCCCTGCGGGCCAACGGCTCCGACAAAGCCGCGATTCATGCCCGCGTCGCCGAACTGCTGGAGCTGGTCGGGCTGCGCCGCGGTGACGCGCTGCGCTATCCGTCGGAGTTTTCCGGCGGGCAGAAGCAGCGGATCGGCATCGCCCGGGCCTTGGCGTTGCAGCCGAAGATCCTCGCGCTGGACGAGCCGGTGTCCGCGCTCGATGTGTCGATTCAGGCCGGGATCATCAACCTGCTGCTCGATCTGCAGCAGCAACTCGGGCTGTCCTACCTGTTTGTGTCGCATGACCTTTCGGTGGTCAAACACCTGGCGCACCGGGTCGCGGTGATGTTCGCCGGGGCGATCGTCGAACAGGGCGAGGCCGATCAGGTGTTCCGCGATCCTCAACACGACTACACCCGTCGGCTTTTGGCCGCGGTGCCACACTTATGACTATGACGTTGACTCTGCGCTCACGGCGACGTTGTGCGAGAAGAGGCCGCCCTGGACGCAGAGTCAACGGGGTGGTGGCCACCGTGTTAGCTGCCGGCATGGCGCTCAGCGGGTGCGCGGCAGTCGATATCACCGCCCCCGAGGGCACCGCCGCGGTGGGGACAGCCAGCGACGTCAACCCGCAGGACCCAGCAAAACTGCGCGACGGCGGCAATCTGCGACTGTCCATGACCCAGTTCCCGCCGAACTTCAACCCGCTGCACATCGACGGAAACCTGGCCGAGAACGCCGCGATGCTCAAGGCCACCATGCCGCGGGCGTTCACCATCGGACCGGACGGCTCGGCGACGGTGGACACCGACTACTTCACCAGTGTGGAGCTGACCGGCACCAACCCCCAGGTGGTCACCTACACCATCAACCCGAAAGCGGTGTGGAGCGACGGGACACCGCTCACCTGGAAAGACATCGCCAGCCAGATCCACGCCACCAGCGGCGCCGACAGCAGCTACGCGATCGCGACCACCAACGGCGCCGAGCGCGTCGCCTCGGTGACCCGCGGCGTCGACGACCGGCAGGCCGTGATGCGCTTCGCCAAGCCCTACGCGGAGTGGCGGGGCATGTTCGCGGGCAACTCGATGCTGTTGCCGGCCAGCATGACCGGCGACCCGACGACCTTCAACAAGGCGCAGCTGAGCCGGCCGGGTCCCTCGGCCGGGCCGTTCGTGCTGTCGACCCTGGATCGCACCAGCCAGCGCATCACCTTGACCCGCAACCCCGCCTGGTGGGGCCGGACCCCGAAGCTGGACACCATCACCTACTTGGTGCTCGACGAGGCCGCCCGGATGCCGGCGCTGCAGAACCACACCATCGACGCCGCCGGAGTGGCCACCCTGGATCAGTTGACGATCGCGCGGCGCACCGAGGGCATCGCGATCCGGCGGGCGCCGACTCCGGCCTGGAATCACTTCACCTTCAACGGGGCGCCGGGCGCCATCTTGTCTGACAAGGCGCTGCGGCTGGCGGTCATGCGCGGGATCGACCGGGCGACGATCGCCAAGGTCACCCAGCGCGGCCTGACTGCCGACCCGGTGCCGCTGAACAACCACATCTACGTCGCCGGTCAAGAGGGGTACCAAGACAACAGTGCGGTGGTGGCCTACGACCCCGAGCGTGCCGCACGCGAGCTCGACGAGCTCGGCTGGACGTTGCATGGGAAGTTCCGGGAGAAGAACGGTCGCCCCCTGGTGATCCGCCACCTGTTCTACGACGCGTCGAGCACCCGCCAGTTCGCCCAGGTGGCGCAGCACAACCTGGCCCAGATCGGGGTCAAGTTGCAGTTGGACGCCAAGGCCGGTGGCGGCTTCTTCACCGACTACGTCAATGTCGGTGACTTCGACATCGCCCAATTCAGCTGGGTCGGAGACGCTTTCCCGCTGGCCGGGCTGAATCAGATCTCCGCGTCCTACGGGGAGGCCAACTTCGGCAAGATCGGCAGCCCGGCCATCGACGCCAAGATCGAGGAGACGCTGGAGGCGCTGGATCCGGCGGTGGCGCGGGCGCGGGCCAACGAGGTCGACAGCCTGCTGTGGGCCGAGGGATTCAGCCTGCCGCTGATCCAGACCACCGGCAATGTGGCGGTGCGCAGTTCGCTGGCCAACTTCGGGGCGCCGGGGCTGGCGGATCTGGACTACACCGTGATCGGGTTCATGAAGGACTGATGGTCAGGCGGTCAGGTCGATGCGGTGGGCATCGGTGACGCTGCGGTAGCGATCCGGGTCGCAGGTCAACACGATCACCTGGCCGTGCGAGCCGACCGCGTCGAACACCGCACCCATCTTCGCCAGCCGATCGGGGTCGGTGAAGCCGAGCGCGTCGTCGATCACCACCGGGACGCTGTCCTCCTTGGCCACCAGCGCCGCCCCGGCCAGCCGCGTCAGGATGCCCAGCTGTTCCTTGGCGCCGCCGGACAGCGACTCATAGGGCACGGTGCGACCACCGAGGGTGCGGGCGCAGATCTTCAGGTCGGTGTCGACGTCGACCTCGAAATCCGCACCGAACACGTGCGCGCCCAGCCGCTGGATCTCGGCGCGGAACGGCTCGACGTAACGCCGGCGGGTGTCGTCGCGGTGGCGGACCATGGTGGAGCGCAGCAGCGCTGCCGCGCGAGCCCGGCGCCCGATCCGATCATGTTCGGCCGCAACGTGTTCCCGGGCGGTCTGCGCGGCGTCGAGTTGGCCCCGCCGGCCCTGGGTGCCGAACACGGCCAGCTCGACCTCCACCTCGTGCAACGCGCGGGCGGTCTCGGCGTGGCTAGCCCTAACGTCCTGAGCCGCGGTCTGCGCTGCCGTGAGTTCGGTGTCGATCGCGTCGGGGGCGGCGGCGCCCAACTGTTCGGATAACTCGGTCACGCGCTGCTCGGCGGTGCGCAATGCCTGCGTGGAGGATTCGGCGGTAGCCGCCAGCTCGTCATCGCTGACCGTTGCCCGCTGCGCGGCGAGACGTTGGTCGACCGCCTCCAGCTCACTGCGCTGGGCCGCCGCCTTTTCGCGCAGCAGCGTCAGCCGTGTAGCGGCTTCCGTGCGTCGGGCCGCAGCCTCCTGGGCGGCCCGACGCAGGGTTTCGCAGTCGGTGGCAGCCTGCGCTCGCAGTGCCTCGGCCTCGTCGCGGTCGGTGCGGGCCTGCTCCGGTGTGATTCCGGTGGGGATCTCGCCGTGCTCGTCACGCAGTCGTGTCAGCCGAGCGCGCAACGCCTCGACCTCCTCGTCACCGCGCAACGCTGCCAGGGCGGCGGCCAGCTGGTCGCAGCCGCCCTGTAGTTCGCGTCGCCGCTGGTCGGCGTGCCGCGCCTGCGTCAGATCGGTCACGCCTGCTGCCGCGAGGGAATCGACCAGTTCGGCTTGTGCCGCAGCATGTTTTGCGCTGGCTTCCCGCGCACTGTCGCCCGGTCTGACCCGCAGACTCAGCAGGCCGGGAACCTCGACCTCAAGGCCGTCGGTGACGGTGGCCGACCAGCTCTGGCCGGCGGGCAGCGCGGTGTGCTCGCCGGCGATCATCAGAGCGACGTCGGCGACCGCGGCAAGCTCCAATGTCGCCGAAATCGCGGCCAGCGACGCCTCGCTCCGGTCGCAGGCCGCCGACGCAGCTTCGATCCGGCGCAGGATCGGCTCGGTCACAATGATCTGCGCCAGCTCGGCCGCCACCTCGGCGAGCTGACTCTCGGTGGCGTCAAGCCGGGCGGGCCGGTCAGCAAGCCGGTCTGCCTCGTCGCGAGCGGCGAGTTGGTCGACGACGCGGCGCGCGGATGCGGCACGTTCGGTGGCGGCGGCCACGGCTTGCGCAGCCTCGGCCGCGGCGGCCTCTGCCGCGGTCGCTTCGGCATCAACGGTGGCCTGCACCTGGGCCGCGCCGTCGATCTCGGTGTCTAGCAGACTGATCGCGGCCGCCCGGGATTCGACTTCCTCGCGTTGCCGGTTCCGCTCCGCGCGGGCACTGTCGGTCGCGGCGCCAGTGGCCTTGGCCGCGGTGGCCACCAACTGCGCATCGCGAAGCTGGCTGCGCAAGTCGGCGATCGCGGCGCCGGCGGCCTGCGCCGCGCTGTGCCGGGCGTCGGCGGCGGCCTGCTCCTCGGTCAACCTCGCCAACTGCGCAGACAGCTCGGCGTGCCGGTGCACCCGGTCGTCCACTTCGGCGAGCAGCTCGGCACACCGCGCCACCTCGGCGTCAGCGTCGGCCAGCGCCGCGAGAGCACTCGCCCACTCCCCGGTGGGACGCCCGGTCCCGGTGAAGTAGCGCGCGAACTCGGCATCGATTCGCTCGATGAGAACCGGCTCGGTTCCGCTGGGGCTGGCCGTGTCACCGGCGGCGACGTCCAGCGCCCGAGACAGCGCATCGCATCCGGACAAGTCCACCGCCGCCGTCGACGCCGTCTGCAGCACGCGTTGGGCCTGCCAGAGGCCGGTGTCCATGGTCTCGTCCAGCATGGTGCGGACCCGCTCATGTGCCTCATCGCCGGTCAGCTGCTCGCGGCGCGGCTCCAGGATGGTCAGTTGTGTTCGGGGCGCCTTGTGGAAGCGCTTGTGATAGACGAAACGGTAAGGGCCGGTGCTGATTTCCGCGGTGACCTCGGCGCCGACGTCCGCGTAGGTGGGCTTGACCTGCTTGACGTCCTTCTTGGCGGAGCGGTCCTTGGACTCCAGCAATAGGTCCAGCGCTTCGATCATCGAAGACTTGCCGATCTCGTTGGCGCCGGACACCACCACCACGCCGTGGTCGGGGAAGTCGATCTCTCGATGCGCCACACCGCGGTAGTTGGTCAACTCCAATCGGTGCAGTCTCATGCCACGCCCCGATCGACCAGGCGCAGTAGCAGCGCCAGCGCGGCATGGGCGTCGTCGGCGGTATCGGTGTCGGCGCCGCGGGCCGCCGCGACCAGTTCCTCGACCGCGTCCGCCGCGAACCCCCCGATGCCGAGGTCGGCAAATTCGCCGTCGGCGGGCACCACCACCAGGTGGGTATGACGCTTCCAGGTCCCCAACCAGGCGAACAGCCGCGAATACCGGTCCAGGCAGGCATCGAGGGCGGCCCGGTCGGTGACGCTGAGCGAACCCGTCAGGGCCAGCTGGACTACCGTGCGTTCCTTGTCCGGC is a window from the Mycobacterium sp. SVM_VP21 genome containing:
- a CDS encoding AAA family ATPase, with protein sequence MRLHRLELTNYRGVAHREIDFPDHGVVVVSGANEIGKSSMIEALDLLLESKDRSAKKDVKQVKPTYADVGAEVTAEISTGPYRFVYHKRFHKAPRTQLTILEPRREQLTGDEAHERVRTMLDETMDTGLWQAQRVLQTASTAAVDLSGCDALSRALDVAAGDTASPSGTEPVLIERIDAEFARYFTGTGRPTGEWASALAALADADAEVARCAELLAEVDDRVHRHAELSAQLARLTEEQAAADARHSAAQAAGAAIADLRSQLRDAQLVATAAKATGAATDSARAERNRQREEVESRAAAISLLDTEIDGAAQVQATVDAEATAAEAAAAEAAQAVAAATERAASARRVVDQLAARDEADRLADRPARLDATESQLAEVAAELAQIIVTEPILRRIEAASAACDRSEASLAAISATLELAAVADVALMIAGEHTALPAGQSWSATVTDGLEVEVPGLLSLRVRPGDSAREASAKHAAAQAELVDSLAAAGVTDLTQARHADQRRRELQGGCDQLAAALAALRGDEEVEALRARLTRLRDEHGEIPTGITPEQARTDRDEAEALRAQAATDCETLRRAAQEAAARRTEAATRLTLLREKAAAQRSELEAVDQRLAAQRATVSDDELAATAESSTQALRTAEQRVTELSEQLGAAAPDAIDTELTAAQTAAQDVRASHAETARALHEVEVELAVFGTQGRRGQLDAAQTAREHVAAEHDRIGRRARAAALLRSTMVRHRDDTRRRYVEPFRAEIQRLGAHVFGADFEVDVDTDLKICARTLGGRTVPYESLSGGAKEQLGILTRLAGAALVAKEDSVPVVIDDALGFTDPDRLAKMGAVFDAVGSHGQVIVLTCDPDRYRSVTDAHRIDLTA
- a CDS encoding ABC transporter family substrate-binding protein — its product is MALSGCAAVDITAPEGTAAVGTASDVNPQDPAKLRDGGNLRLSMTQFPPNFNPLHIDGNLAENAAMLKATMPRAFTIGPDGSATVDTDYFTSVELTGTNPQVVTYTINPKAVWSDGTPLTWKDIASQIHATSGADSSYAIATTNGAERVASVTRGVDDRQAVMRFAKPYAEWRGMFAGNSMLLPASMTGDPTTFNKAQLSRPGPSAGPFVLSTLDRTSQRITLTRNPAWWGRTPKLDTITYLVLDEAARMPALQNHTIDAAGVATLDQLTIARRTEGIAIRRAPTPAWNHFTFNGAPGAILSDKALRLAVMRGIDRATIAKVTQRGLTADPVPLNNHIYVAGQEGYQDNSAVVAYDPERAARELDELGWTLHGKFREKNGRPLVIRHLFYDASSTRQFAQVAQHNLAQIGVKLQLDAKAGGGFFTDYVNVGDFDIAQFSWVGDAFPLAGLNQISASYGEANFGKIGSPAIDAKIEETLEALDPAVARARANEVDSLLWAEGFSLPLIQTTGNVAVRSSLANFGAPGLADLDYTVIGFMKD
- a CDS encoding ABC transporter permease, whose translation is MTSAEVEFASRRTLVLRRFLRSRSAVGALALLAVMFVGCYTLPGLLPYSYTDLDYDALLVPPGARHWLGTNALGQDLLAQILRGMQKSMLIGVCVALISTVIAATVGAISGYFGGWRDRVLMWLVDLLLVVPAFILIAIITPRTKNSGNIALLVLLLAGFSWMISARMVRGLTMSLREREFIRAARYMGVSSRRIIIDHVVPNVASILIIDTALNVAVAILAETGLSYLGFGIQPPDVSLGTLIADGTASAITFPWVFLFPAGVLITILVCSNLAGDGLRDALDPDAATLRSRR
- a CDS encoding ABC transporter ATP-binding protein, which gives rise to MSTLLEVSDLAVTFGAGRDAVRAVRGVSYHVDAGEVVAMVGESGSGKSAAAMAVMGLLPEHAQVSGSVRLHGTQLIGLGDTAMSKFRGASIGMVFQDPMSALTPVYTVGDQIAEAIEVHQPRVGRAAARRRAVELLELVGINRPEQRARAFPHELSGGERQRVVIAIAISCDPDLLICDEPTTALDVTVQAQILEVLKTARDVTGAGVLIITHDLGVVAEFADRALVMYAGRVVEAAPVQVLYSDRRMPYTVGLLGSVPRLDAPQGTRLVPIPGAPPSLTAGVDEGCPFAPRCPLAADDCLTAEPDLLSVGENHSAACIHTDQVIGRSAADIYGVRTDVAATVSGEPPTVLRVRDLVKTYPLTKGVLRRRAGEVRAVDGVSFELQQGRTLGIVGESGSGKSTTLHQILELTAPQSGSIEVLGTDVAALKRDGRRALRRDLQVVFQDPVASLDPRLPVFELLAEPLRANGSDKAAIHARVAELLELVGLRRGDALRYPSEFSGGQKQRIGIARALALQPKILALDEPVSALDVSIQAGIINLLLDLQQQLGLSYLFVSHDLSVVKHLAHRVAVMFAGAIVEQGEADQVFRDPQHDYTRRLLAAVPHL